A portion of the Paenibacillus marchantiae genome contains these proteins:
- a CDS encoding ABC transporter substrate-binding protein translates to MNRSISWMKYMALAAVLVLVLSGCGAAGNSNSSVQASGGEQAAGQAEGGNLTYALATSPDTLDPHRSGLAVTVRAIRTIYDNLVVQLPDGSIKPWLAKEWSVSEDGKSYTFKLREDVKFHDGTPFNAEAVKFNLDRVIDPATKAANSLALIRPYSSSEVIDEYTIKVNLEQPSQAFLGNLSQALLGIVSPTAAKKYGDQLGKNPVGTGPYTFVKWDENADIVVAKNKDYSWAPATVENEGAPHIDTITFKIVPEEATRIGSVQSKQVLAAETVPPQNIAALKNDPNQQLLQANTVGLPYTLFFNLRKAPWDDVKVRQAVQSAVDVESIVKTLYLGNYERAWSALSPGILGYDTSLEGSINPDINKANQLLDEQGWVKGADGIREKDGKKLTLHYVDGSPNREKRNDIAAIIQQQLKQVGIAVEVEITKDVATVIYQNWDYDLYGNSQVNSDPNALYAFYHTSAEGERPTLSGLSDPKIDKLLEQGAVETDPDKRVDIYNQIQQYLIEQAVILPIYVFPYTVAASKSVQGIKFDSLGYPLFNDVRIQP, encoded by the coding sequence ATGAACAGGTCTATCTCATGGATGAAATATATGGCATTGGCGGCAGTATTGGTGCTGGTATTATCCGGTTGCGGAGCGGCAGGTAACTCGAACAGTTCAGTTCAGGCTTCTGGTGGGGAGCAGGCGGCTGGGCAAGCAGAAGGTGGGAACCTGACCTACGCACTCGCCACATCGCCGGATACGCTGGACCCGCATCGAAGTGGCCTTGCCGTAACCGTACGCGCGATCCGAACGATCTATGACAATCTGGTGGTACAGCTGCCGGATGGTTCCATTAAACCTTGGCTCGCCAAGGAGTGGAGTGTATCGGAGGATGGCAAAAGTTATACGTTTAAACTGCGTGAAGATGTGAAGTTCCATGATGGCACACCATTTAACGCGGAAGCCGTGAAGTTCAATCTGGATCGGGTAATCGATCCGGCCACCAAAGCCGCCAATTCCCTTGCCCTGATTAGACCTTATAGCTCCTCAGAGGTCATTGATGAATACACTATTAAGGTGAATCTGGAACAACCTTCGCAAGCTTTTCTCGGTAACTTGAGTCAGGCCTTGCTAGGAATCGTATCACCTACAGCCGCCAAGAAATATGGGGATCAACTGGGTAAAAATCCGGTGGGGACTGGTCCGTATACCTTCGTGAAATGGGATGAAAATGCGGATATCGTTGTCGCCAAAAACAAGGATTACAGCTGGGCTCCCGCAACCGTTGAAAACGAAGGTGCCCCGCATATTGATACGATTACGTTCAAAATTGTACCGGAAGAAGCAACGCGTATCGGCAGTGTTCAGAGTAAGCAAGTACTCGCAGCGGAGACTGTTCCGCCGCAAAATATTGCTGCCCTGAAGAACGATCCGAACCAGCAATTGCTTCAAGCCAATACCGTTGGCTTGCCGTATACCCTCTTCTTCAATCTGCGCAAAGCGCCTTGGGATGATGTGAAAGTCAGACAGGCGGTGCAATCTGCAGTTGATGTGGAGTCCATCGTGAAGACACTGTATCTGGGCAACTACGAACGCGCGTGGTCTGCACTGTCTCCGGGAATCCTCGGTTATGATACTTCTCTGGAAGGAAGTATCAATCCGGATATCAACAAGGCCAATCAGCTGCTTGATGAGCAAGGTTGGGTCAAGGGAGCAGATGGCATTCGTGAAAAAGATGGTAAGAAGCTGACCCTGCATTATGTGGACGGTTCGCCGAACCGGGAGAAGCGTAACGACATTGCAGCGATTATTCAGCAGCAACTCAAGCAGGTGGGTATAGCTGTTGAGGTTGAAATTACGAAGGACGTTGCTACGGTCATTTATCAGAACTGGGATTATGATCTCTATGGCAACAGCCAGGTCAATTCTGATCCGAATGCGCTCTATGCCTTCTATCATACGAGTGCAGAAGGTGAACGTCCGACTTTATCCGGTTTATCTGATCCGAAGATCGATAAACTGCTGGAACAGGGAGCGGTGGAGACTGATCCGGATAAACGCGTGGATATCTATAATCAGATTCAACAATATTTGATCGAGCAGGCTGTAATTTTGCCAATCTATGTGTTCCCTTATACGGTGGCTGCATCCAAGTCGGTGCAGGGCATCAAGTTTGATTCACTCGGTTATCCGTTGTTCAACGATGTTCGGATTCAGCCATAA
- a CDS encoding LLM class flavin-dependent oxidoreductase yields MTAQRSLKFGAIVHGVGGSMTTWRHPEIQSDASVNFEFYKRQTLKAEEGKFDLVFIADGLYITEKSIPHFLNRFEPISLLSALAAITSRIGLVGTLSTSYSDPFTVARQFGSLDLISNGRAGWNVVTSPLEGSAKNYSKSNHPTHPERYRIATEYLQVTKGLWDSWEDDAFVRDKESGVFFDPSKLHTLNHEGEFFSVQGPLNIARSKQGQPVIFQAGSSEDGKTLAAKEADAVFTGHDSIEDAQAFYKDVKTRATTYGRSTQDIVILPGINPIIGRTEEEAEQKYQEIASLVTIDKALDYLGRFFEHHDFSQYPLDEPFPELNGIGSNSFRSGTDKIKRDAKEQGLTLREVALRAATPKSKFLGTPEQVADKIQEWFEAEAADGFIIHSELPSGLADFVELVVPILQERGIYRTEYEHDTLRGNLGVQIPVNRYTAAREQVGTEA; encoded by the coding sequence ATGACGGCTCAGCGCAGTTTGAAATTTGGAGCGATTGTCCACGGTGTCGGAGGTAGCATGACGACTTGGAGACACCCGGAGATTCAATCGGATGCCAGTGTGAATTTTGAATTTTACAAACGCCAAACGTTGAAGGCAGAAGAAGGCAAATTCGATCTCGTTTTTATCGCTGACGGTCTTTATATTACCGAGAAATCCATACCTCACTTCTTGAATCGATTTGAGCCAATCAGTTTGTTGTCCGCCCTGGCCGCCATTACGTCACGAATCGGTCTGGTTGGAACACTTTCCACCTCCTATAGTGATCCATTCACAGTTGCCAGACAGTTCGGTTCCCTTGATCTGATCAGTAATGGCCGCGCTGGTTGGAACGTGGTTACATCCCCGCTTGAAGGCTCAGCCAAAAACTACAGTAAAAGCAACCATCCTACCCACCCGGAACGTTACCGGATTGCAACGGAATATTTGCAGGTGACCAAGGGCTTATGGGATTCGTGGGAAGACGATGCTTTTGTAAGAGACAAAGAAAGCGGCGTTTTCTTCGATCCATCCAAGCTGCACACACTCAATCATGAAGGAGAGTTCTTCTCCGTACAGGGTCCGCTTAACATTGCACGTTCAAAGCAGGGGCAGCCGGTTATTTTCCAGGCAGGTTCTTCAGAAGATGGCAAGACCCTTGCTGCCAAAGAAGCGGATGCTGTTTTCACAGGACATGATTCAATTGAGGATGCACAGGCCTTCTACAAAGATGTCAAAACCCGCGCAACAACCTATGGACGTTCCACACAGGATATCGTCATTTTGCCAGGGATCAATCCAATTATCGGACGGACAGAAGAAGAAGCAGAACAGAAATATCAGGAGATTGCCAGCCTGGTCACTATCGATAAAGCGCTGGATTACCTGGGACGTTTCTTCGAGCATCATGACTTCTCCCAGTATCCGCTGGATGAACCATTCCCTGAATTGAATGGCATCGGTAGCAACAGCTTCCGTAGTGGTACGGACAAAATCAAGCGGGATGCCAAAGAGCAAGGATTGACGCTGCGTGAAGTAGCCCTGCGGGCAGCAACACCGAAGAGCAAATTCCTTGGTACACCGGAGCAGGTGGCTGACAAGATCCAGGAATGGTTCGAAGCCGAAGCGGCGGATGGATTCATTATTCATTCCGAACTGCCAAGTGGATTGGCCGATTTTGTGGAACTGGTTGTTCCGATTCTGCAAGAGCGTGGCATCTATCGCACCGAATATGAGCATGACACATTGCGTGGAAATCTCGGTGTGCAAATTCCGGTGAATCGTTACACGGCTGCCCGGGAGCAAGTTGGAACCGAGGCTTGA
- a CDS encoding glutaredoxin family protein, with protein MSSTSKKVVLWSKTGCHFCGEVKAFLTARNQPFENIEVQGNDVLRDVLEAKYGIRHVPVIEVGGDGKYEALLEPDLEKLAELLAQPDEAAV; from the coding sequence ATGTCTTCTACATCGAAAAAAGTAGTGCTCTGGAGCAAAACAGGCTGTCATTTCTGCGGGGAGGTTAAGGCATTCCTAACGGCCCGCAACCAGCCTTTTGAGAACATCGAAGTGCAAGGGAACGATGTGCTGAGGGACGTGCTTGAAGCCAAATATGGCATTCGACATGTACCTGTCATTGAGGTGGGTGGAGACGGCAAGTATGAAGCATTGCTGGAGCCCGATCTGGAGAAACTGGCGGAACTTCTCGCCCAGCCTGATGAAGCAGCAGTCTGA
- a CDS encoding glycosyltransferase family 2 protein, which yields MSTSGRRSKQRKASSSETVVLHAARSRSGGKIRRQGSGKRAAKNAKLYKQGYHRGYDEGVRQGESSFGLVFEGVSIIIPTYNQREYVLQCVSSIEKHTPAPFEIIVVDNASKDGTAEAVLRKGGMVRVAALDKNRGFAGGVNHGLMMARGRHIVVLNNDTLVTPGWLENMMTCLDSHPEMGVVGPVTNYIGGDQQIEVPYSDVDDMWSFAARHNRPDATKHRETDRLVGFCWLFSRELLERVGYLDEGYAVGNFEDDDWIIRAKLAGYRLGVAGDAFIHHYGSVSMKALGEQDYEVVNKDNEQFYTQKWGDPHALVADTSRLSLRAKVSTSQQENKTPLGKTDTPDLRQRISTKGSSDVTHKLRRSTDFYPEGCFISDIKGDVYRLMRGQRRKLNIPVPRGISPVLVAKPDLLGVPAGEPLVSAGEVQGWPLERSHVHAQPVQSNRDALEEGMIVAATNERDTWYQISGNKRRRFATPYAAERWGVQFGHIVHVSANQLRTIEEGWPIIAPPQLLNEDL from the coding sequence ATGAGCACATCAGGCAGACGTTCAAAACAGCGGAAAGCATCATCATCCGAAACCGTTGTTTTGCATGCAGCTCGAAGCCGGAGTGGAGGGAAGATTAGACGCCAAGGCTCAGGCAAACGGGCAGCCAAGAACGCAAAACTGTATAAGCAGGGCTACCATAGAGGCTATGATGAGGGCGTACGACAGGGGGAAAGCTCATTCGGGCTGGTATTCGAAGGCGTAAGCATTATTATTCCGACGTACAACCAGCGCGAATATGTCCTGCAATGTGTGTCCAGTATTGAAAAGCATACACCGGCCCCCTTTGAAATTATTGTTGTGGATAACGCATCCAAGGATGGCACGGCGGAAGCCGTGCTTCGCAAAGGTGGCATGGTAAGGGTCGCTGCGCTGGATAAGAATCGTGGTTTTGCCGGCGGTGTCAATCATGGACTGATGATGGCGAGGGGGCGACATATCGTCGTGCTGAACAACGATACACTGGTCACCCCGGGCTGGTTGGAAAACATGATGACCTGTCTTGACAGTCATCCCGAGATGGGAGTTGTGGGTCCGGTTACAAATTACATCGGCGGAGATCAGCAGATTGAAGTCCCATACAGTGATGTGGATGATATGTGGTCTTTTGCTGCCCGACATAATCGCCCGGATGCCACGAAACATCGGGAGACCGACAGGCTGGTCGGATTTTGCTGGCTGTTCTCACGGGAATTGCTGGAGCGGGTAGGTTATCTTGATGAAGGTTACGCCGTGGGCAATTTTGAAGATGACGACTGGATCATTCGGGCGAAGCTGGCGGGATACAGGCTGGGGGTAGCCGGAGATGCCTTCATACATCACTACGGAAGTGTAAGCATGAAGGCGCTGGGAGAACAGGATTATGAAGTCGTAAATAAGGATAATGAACAGTTTTATACTCAAAAATGGGGAGATCCCCATGCGTTGGTTGCCGATACTTCCCGGCTCTCGTTGCGTGCCAAGGTGTCGACCAGTCAGCAGGAGAACAAGACACCCCTGGGCAAGACAGACACCCCTGACCTGCGACAGCGCATTTCCACTAAGGGCAGCAGCGATGTAACTCATAAGCTGAGACGCAGTACGGACTTTTACCCGGAGGGTTGTTTCATTTCTGATATCAAGGGCGATGTTTATCGACTGATGCGTGGACAGCGACGTAAGCTGAATATCCCGGTTCCACGCGGCATTTCTCCTGTTTTGGTTGCAAAACCGGATCTGCTCGGCGTACCCGCAGGTGAGCCGCTGGTATCTGCGGGTGAGGTACAGGGCTGGCCCCTGGAAAGAAGTCATGTTCATGCTCAACCCGTTCAGAGCAACCGGGATGCGCTGGAGGAAGGCATGATTGTTGCCGCGACGAATGAAAGGGATACATGGTACCAGATTAGTGGCAATAAACGCAGGAGGTTTGCAACCCCTTATGCTGCGGAACGGTGGGGAGTGCAATTCGGGCATATCGTTCATGTATCTGCGAACCAATTGCGTACGATCGAAGAAGGCTGGCCCATTATAGCTCCTCCCCAGCTCTTGAACGAAGATTTGTAA